Proteins encoded within one genomic window of Polaribacter sp. NJDZ03:
- a CDS encoding DUF3124 domain-containing protein: protein MKNYTLLIILSLLILSCNKEKEVSSVDFNNWSKKHLAINTKDSLEYGKSYLSVYSQIYSVSEHKTHSLTAMVSLRNTSDTDTIYLLKAEYYDTKGKLVYSYFDKTIFLAPLETTEIIIDEVEKNGETGSNFIFEWKIPKDCPEPLFEGIMNSTKGQQGLSFTTQSRRIK from the coding sequence ATGAAAAATTACACTTTACTAATCATCCTAAGTCTACTAATTTTAAGCTGTAATAAAGAGAAAGAAGTAAGCTCTGTAGATTTTAATAATTGGTCTAAAAAACACTTAGCAATCAACACAAAAGATTCTTTAGAATATGGTAAATCTTATTTATCTGTATATTCTCAAATTTACAGTGTTTCAGAACATAAAACCCATAGTTTAACTGCTATGGTTAGTTTGCGGAATACAAGCGACACAGACACCATCTATTTATTAAAAGCTGAATATTACGATACCAAAGGAAAACTAGTATATTCTTATTTTGATAAAACAATATTTTTAGCTCCTTTAGAAACTACAGAAATTATCATTGATGAAGTAGAAAAAAATGGAGAAACGGGTTCTAATTTTATTTTCGAATGGAAAATACCTAAAGATTGTCCAGAACCTTTATTTGAAGGAATCATGAATTCTACCAAAGGTCAACAAGGATTGTCTTTTACCACACAGTCTAGAAGAATTAAATAA
- a CDS encoding amidohydrolase family protein has translation MIIDVHTHLNNYHEDRVTSIKDSLDLLSNTMKDNQVDYSLVLSSYKVNEHRPSTKLVVETVKGYKNIGVVAGISYLHYNYKDVIEVSQYLKEGHIKGLKFYPGYEPFYPNDIRLKLWYEMAIEYDVPVMFHSGDTYAPTGKVKYSHPLHIDDLAVDFPDLKIVICHVGNPWIKDCMEVVYKNKNVFADISGLVLGDFNDKFERYMKKEIEEMITYAGDPKYLLYGTDWPISNMKSYLKFMNQLDLADDKKEFILWENAAELFKIDVNDLK, from the coding sequence ATGATTATAGACGTACATACACACCTTAATAATTACCATGAAGATAGAGTAACCTCTATAAAAGATAGTTTAGATTTACTTTCTAATACCATGAAAGATAATCAGGTAGATTATTCATTGGTTTTATCCTCTTACAAAGTAAATGAACACAGACCAAGCACCAAACTAGTTGTAGAAACGGTTAAAGGTTATAAAAATATTGGCGTAGTTGCTGGTATTAGTTACTTGCATTATAATTACAAAGATGTTATAGAAGTTAGTCAGTATTTAAAAGAAGGACATATAAAAGGTTTAAAATTTTATCCTGGCTACGAGCCTTTTTATCCGAATGATATTCGATTAAAATTGTGGTATGAAATGGCCATTGAATATGATGTTCCTGTAATGTTTCATTCTGGAGATACATATGCACCAACAGGTAAAGTAAAATATTCTCATCCGTTGCATATTGATGATTTAGCGGTAGATTTTCCAGATTTAAAAATTGTAATTTGTCATGTTGGTAATCCTTGGATTAAAGATTGTATGGAAGTTGTCTATAAAAATAAAAATGTTTTTGCTGATATTTCTGGTTTGGTTTTAGGCGATTTTAATGACAAGTTTGAACGCTACATGAAAAAGGAAATTGAAGAGATGATAACCTACGCAGGAGATCCAAAATATTTATTATATGGTACCGACTGGCCAATTTCTAATATGAAATCTTATTTGAAATTTATGAATCAATTAGATTTAGCTGATGATAAAAAAGAATTCATTCTATGGGAAAATGCAGCCGAATTATTTAAGATTGATGTGAATGATTTAAAATAA
- a CDS encoding cupin domain-containing protein yields MKLTHTNTLPEIGTSHNDDIKKKVFIEKGIVPQLMMFGAATFTPGQTVETHKHDTMYEVFYIQSGKVEFIVNANKMIVVPGDCITIEQGEFHSMNNPFLENVTWVYFGIATDQQD; encoded by the coding sequence ATGAAACTTACACACACCAACACATTACCAGAAATTGGCACTAGTCATAATGACGATATCAAGAAAAAAGTATTTATAGAAAAAGGAATTGTTCCTCAATTAATGATGTTTGGTGCTGCCACATTTACTCCCGGACAAACTGTAGAAACGCATAAACATGATACCATGTACGAAGTTTTTTATATACAATCTGGTAAAGTAGAATTTATTGTGAATGCTAATAAAATGATTGTAGTTCCTGGAGATTGTATCACTATTGAACAAGGAGAATTCCACTCCATGAACAATCCTTTTTTAGAAAATGTTACTTGGGTTTATTTTGGAATTGCAACAGACCAGCAAGACTAA
- the htpG gene encoding molecular chaperone HtpG produces MAKGNINVSVENIFPLIKKFLYSDHEIFLRELISNGTDATSKLKHLIAIGEAKTELGDAKIEVSIDKEAKTITIKDQGLGMTADEVEKYINQIAFSGAEEFLDKYKDNEAGIIGHFGLGFYSAFMVAEKVELITKSFKDEPAAHWTCDGSPEFTLVESDKADRGTEIILHVAEDSLDFLEESKIGGLLNKYNRFNQVPIKFGTEEIDDPEFTPATTTDAEGKETTEPHKKITVDNIINNTEPAWTKAPADLSDEDYENFYRELYPMQFEESLFHIHLNVDYPFNLTGILFFPKLSTSMDMQKDKIQLYQNQVFVTDNVEGIVPDFLQMLKGVIDSPDIPLNVSRSGLQADGAVKKISGYITKKVADKLSSIFKKDRADFETKWNDIKVIIEYGMLSEDKFFDKAKKFALYPTVADTYFTFDELIEKTKDSQTDKEGNHVLLYTSNKEAQHSYIQDATAKGYEVLLLDSPIISHLMQKLEGGDAKVKFSRVDADHLDNLIKKDENVISKLSEDEIATLKPIIEGAVNSKTYTVQLEAMDSASSPFMITVPEFMRRMKEMQASGGGGMMGMGNFPDMYNLVVNTNSPLVSDILNNKDEAAQKGLISQAFDLAKLSQNLLHGEELTNFIKRSYALIK; encoded by the coding sequence ATGGCAAAAGGAAATATTAATGTATCAGTAGAAAATATTTTTCCACTAATTAAAAAGTTCTTGTATTCAGATCACGAAATCTTTTTACGTGAATTAATTTCTAACGGAACAGATGCAACTTCTAAATTAAAACACTTAATTGCTATTGGTGAAGCAAAAACTGAATTAGGTGATGCTAAAATTGAAGTAAGCATCGATAAAGAAGCTAAAACAATTACAATTAAAGATCAAGGTTTAGGAATGACTGCAGATGAGGTTGAAAAATACATCAACCAAATTGCATTTTCTGGAGCTGAAGAGTTTTTAGATAAATATAAAGACAACGAAGCAGGAATTATTGGTCATTTCGGACTAGGTTTTTACTCTGCTTTTATGGTTGCAGAAAAAGTAGAATTAATTACAAAGTCTTTTAAAGACGAACCTGCTGCACATTGGACTTGTGATGGTTCTCCAGAATTTACATTAGTAGAAAGCGATAAAGCAGACAGAGGTACAGAAATTATTTTGCACGTTGCAGAAGATTCTTTAGACTTCTTAGAAGAAAGTAAAATTGGTGGTTTATTAAACAAATACAACCGTTTTAACCAAGTGCCAATTAAATTTGGAACAGAAGAAATTGACGATCCTGAGTTTACACCTGCAACTACAACAGATGCTGAAGGGAAAGAAACTACAGAGCCTCATAAAAAAATTACAGTTGATAATATCATCAATAATACAGAACCTGCTTGGACAAAAGCGCCTGCAGATTTAAGTGATGAAGATTATGAAAACTTCTACAGAGAATTGTATCCAATGCAATTTGAAGAGTCTTTATTCCACATTCATTTAAATGTAGATTATCCTTTTAACTTAACAGGTATTTTATTTTTCCCTAAGTTATCTACATCAATGGATATGCAAAAGGACAAAATTCAATTATACCAAAACCAAGTTTTTGTAACGGATAATGTAGAAGGAATTGTTCCTGATTTCTTACAAATGCTAAAAGGTGTAATCGATTCTCCAGACATTCCTTTAAACGTTTCTCGTTCTGGTTTACAAGCAGACGGAGCAGTAAAGAAAATTTCTGGTTACATTACTAAAAAAGTAGCCGATAAATTATCTTCTATCTTCAAAAAAGACAGAGCAGATTTTGAAACAAAATGGAATGATATTAAAGTAATTATTGAGTACGGAATGTTGTCTGAAGATAAATTCTTTGACAAAGCGAAGAAATTTGCATTGTACCCAACAGTTGCAGACACCTATTTTACGTTTGATGAATTAATTGAAAAAACAAAAGATTCTCAGACTGATAAAGAAGGAAATCACGTTCTTTTATATACATCAAACAAAGAAGCACAACACAGTTATATTCAAGATGCAACAGCAAAAGGATATGAAGTATTGTTATTAGATTCTCCTATTATTTCGCATTTAATGCAGAAATTAGAAGGTGGTGATGCTAAAGTAAAATTCTCTAGAGTTGATGCAGATCACTTAGATAATTTAATTAAGAAAGACGAAAACGTAATTTCTAAATTATCTGAGGATGAAATTGCAACTTTAAAACCAATTATTGAAGGTGCCGTAAATTCTAAAACTTATACGGTTCAATTAGAAGCGATGGACTCTGCTTCTTCTCCGTTTATGATTACAGTTCCAGAATTTATGCGTAGAATGAAAGAAATGCAAGCTTCTGGTGGTGGTGGAATGATGGGAATGGGTAATTTCCCAGACATGTATAACTTAGTAGTTAATACAAACAGCCCATTAGTTTCTGATATCTTAAATAATAAAGATGAAGCGGCTCAGAAAGGTTTAATTTCTCAAGCTTTTGATTTAGCTAAATTATCTCAGAACCTTTTACATGGTGAAGAGTTAACAAACTTTATAAAACGTTCTTACGCGTTAATTAAATAG
- a CDS encoding 3-oxoacyl-ACP synthase III family protein yields the protein MYNSKITGLGYYVPENVVTNNDLKEFMETSDEWIQERTGIKERRWIDPKTEDTTAVMGAKASRIAIERAGLTKDDIDFIVFATLSPDMYFPGGGVQVQEMLDMGTIPALDVRNQCSGFIYAMSVADQFIKTGMYKNVLVIGAENHSGGLDKSTRGRNISVIFGDGAGAAVLSRSEEAGKGILSTHLHSEGKHAKELVLEGPSTGKWVPGIIERNDPDDVSYFPYMNGQFVFKHAITRFSEAIVEGLAANKLEKEDIDMLIPHQANLRIAQFIQKKFKLSDDRVFNNIQKYGNTTAASVIIALTEAWEEGKIKDNDLVVLAAFGSGFTWGSVIIRW from the coding sequence ATGTATAATTCAAAAATAACGGGACTTGGCTATTATGTTCCAGAGAATGTTGTTACCAATAATGACTTAAAAGAGTTCATGGAAACTTCAGATGAATGGATTCAAGAACGAACAGGAATTAAAGAAAGACGTTGGATAGACCCAAAAACAGAAGACACAACGGCAGTTATGGGCGCAAAAGCATCTAGAATTGCAATTGAAAGAGCTGGTTTAACAAAAGATGATATCGATTTTATTGTGTTTGCAACTTTAAGTCCAGATATGTATTTTCCTGGAGGTGGAGTTCAAGTACAAGAAATGTTAGATATGGGGACAATTCCGGCTTTAGATGTACGTAACCAATGTTCTGGTTTTATTTATGCAATGTCTGTTGCAGACCAATTTATAAAAACAGGAATGTATAAAAATGTTTTAGTAATTGGTGCTGAAAATCATTCTGGAGGATTAGACAAATCGACAAGAGGGAGAAATATTTCGGTTATTTTTGGTGATGGAGCAGGAGCAGCTGTACTTTCTAGAAGTGAAGAAGCAGGAAAAGGAATTTTATCTACTCATTTACATTCGGAAGGAAAACATGCAAAAGAATTGGTTTTAGAAGGACCGTCTACCGGAAAATGGGTTCCAGGAATTATAGAAAGAAATGATCCAGATGATGTTTCATATTTCCCGTATATGAATGGTCAGTTTGTTTTTAAACACGCAATAACACGTTTTTCTGAAGCTATTGTAGAAGGTTTAGCTGCAAATAAATTAGAGAAAGAAGATATTGATATGTTAATTCCGCATCAAGCAAATTTACGTATCGCACAGTTTATACAAAAGAAGTTTAAATTGTCTGATGACAGGGTTTTTAATAATATTCAAAAATACGGAAACACCACAGCTGCTTCTGTAATTATTGCTTTAACCGAAGCGTGGGAAGAAGGAAAAATAAAGGACAACGATTTAGTTGTTTTAGCTGCTTTTGGAAGTGGATTTACTTGGGGTTCTGTTATTATCCGTTGGTAA
- a CDS encoding GIY-YIG nuclease family protein, which yields MRIYYVYILLCSDNSYYTGMTNNLERRLFEHKSGKSKDSYTFSRLPIELKWYLECSDSRDAIQYEKKIKGWSHRKKKALIDENWSDLVKFSKNYSENEDSRI from the coding sequence ATGAGAATTTATTATGTCTACATTTTACTATGCTCTGATAATTCTTATTACACAGGAATGACAAACAATTTAGAAAGAAGGTTGTTTGAGCATAAGTCAGGAAAAAGTAAAGATTCCTATACTTTTTCTAGACTACCAATTGAATTGAAATGGTATTTAGAATGTTCAGATTCGAGAGATGCAATTCAATATGAAAAGAAAATTAAAGGTTGGTCTCATAGAAAAAAGAAAGCTTTGATTGATGAAAATTGGAGTGATTTAGTAAAGTTTTCTAAAAACTATTCAGAAAACGAGGATTCTAGAATATAG
- a CDS encoding alkene reductase, with protein MKKQQLLTPYNKHINLKNRVVMAPMTRSRADNEGNVATNELQGLYYEQRASAGLIITEGSQVSKDAVGYIYTPGIYSEEQVAGWKKVTKRVHDKDGKIFIQLWHVGRMSHPDFHNGGLPLSASAINPNAQSFTVEGFKDTVTPKEMTIEDIKTTVNDFKNAAANAVKAGFDGVEIHSSNGYLFHQFFTNCSNTRTDEYGGSIENKTRFFFEVLDAMKEVIPQEKIGVRFNPSLNGMFGINLDEETIPTFEYIIKKLNDYNLAYVHLSEPFTDVSDVPFAVTEIAKHFRPLYNGTLMINTSFDKEKGNKVLEDGNADLVAYGKPFISNPDLVERFENNLELAEWDQDTFYTQGAKGYTDYPNASK; from the coding sequence ATGAAAAAGCAACAATTATTAACTCCATATAATAAGCATATCAATTTAAAAAATAGAGTTGTAATGGCTCCCATGACACGTAGTAGAGCAGATAACGAAGGTAATGTAGCTACGAACGAATTACAAGGTTTGTATTATGAGCAACGTGCTTCTGCCGGTTTAATTATCACAGAAGGATCGCAAGTATCTAAAGATGCTGTTGGTTATATTTATACGCCAGGAATATACTCTGAAGAGCAGGTAGCAGGTTGGAAAAAAGTAACGAAACGTGTACATGATAAAGATGGAAAAATCTTTATTCAATTATGGCATGTAGGTAGAATGTCGCACCCAGATTTTCATAATGGAGGCTTACCTCTTTCTGCATCAGCTATAAACCCAAACGCACAATCTTTTACTGTAGAAGGTTTTAAAGACACCGTTACTCCAAAAGAAATGACTATTGAAGATATTAAAACTACGGTTAATGATTTTAAAAATGCCGCTGCAAATGCCGTAAAAGCAGGTTTTGATGGCGTAGAAATTCACTCTTCTAATGGTTATTTATTTCATCAATTTTTCACAAACTGTTCAAATACAAGAACAGATGAATATGGTGGAAGCATTGAAAACAAAACCCGTTTCTTTTTTGAAGTTTTAGATGCAATGAAAGAAGTTATTCCTCAAGAAAAAATAGGTGTACGTTTCAATCCTTCTTTAAACGGTATGTTTGGTATTAATTTAGACGAAGAAACCATACCAACATTCGAATACATTATTAAAAAATTAAACGATTACAATTTAGCATACGTTCATCTTTCTGAGCCTTTTACAGATGTTTCTGATGTTCCTTTTGCTGTAACAGAAATTGCAAAACATTTCCGTCCGCTATATAATGGAACTCTAATGATTAACACTTCGTTTGATAAAGAAAAAGGAAATAAAGTACTAGAAGATGGAAATGCTGATTTAGTTGCTTATGGTAAACCTTTTATCTCTAACCCAGATTTAGTAGAACGTTTTGAAAACAACTTAGAATTAGCAGAATGGGATCAAGATACTTTTTACACTCAAGGAGCTAAAGGTTATACCGATTATCCTAATGCTAGTAAATAA
- a CDS encoding Crp/Fnr family transcriptional regulator codes for MYLSITNHINNYITPSAIDLQLFNAVLTETSIPKGQFLSLPSAIVKHEYFVVKGCLKAYYSDDKGHRHIIQFAIENWWIGDFDAFYNQIPSLLHIEAIEDSKLLSISYNNLQKIYTEAPIFERYFRILTTKAFIAQRKRILSTLEKNTQERYLEFCHSYPNIEDRVPNYDIANYLGVSPENLSRVRRQLKG; via the coding sequence ATGTATCTATCTATAACAAATCACATCAATAACTATATTACTCCATCAGCTATTGATTTGCAATTATTTAATGCTGTTTTAACGGAAACGTCTATACCAAAAGGTCAGTTTTTGTCATTACCTAGCGCCATTGTAAAACATGAATATTTTGTTGTTAAAGGTTGTTTAAAAGCTTATTATTCTGATGATAAAGGACATAGACACATCATTCAGTTTGCAATAGAAAATTGGTGGATAGGAGATTTTGATGCTTTTTACAATCAGATACCTTCCCTATTACATATAGAAGCCATAGAAGACTCTAAATTATTATCTATAAGCTATAATAATCTTCAAAAAATTTATACTGAAGCACCTATTTTTGAGCGTTATTTTAGAATTTTAACAACCAAGGCATTCATCGCGCAGCGAAAAAGAATTTTATCTACATTAGAGAAAAATACGCAAGAACGTTACTTAGAGTTTTGCCACTCTTACCCAAACATAGAAGATAGAGTACCTAATTATGACATTGCAAATTATTTAGGAGTTTCTCCAGAAAACTTAAGTCGAGTAAGGCGACAACTTAAAGGTTAA
- a CDS encoding 2-hydroxyacid dehydrogenase encodes MKIAVFSTKSYDKESLEKYNTKREHSITYFEESLNYKTTNLALGFNAVCVFVNDKLEAETIEKIAKNGIKLIALRCAGFNNIDLEAAAKNNITVVRVPAYSPHAVAEQAVALIMTLNRKTHKAYNRVREGNFSLEKLIGFNLYTKTVGVIGTGRIGEAFSKIMLGFGCKVVAYDVYENKELIKQGVTYLPFDELIKVSDIISLHCPLTPETHHLMNNKTFSKMKKGVMLINTSRGGLVNSKDAIKALKSQKIGYLGIDVYEQEEKLFFKDLSENIILDELILRLISFPNVLITAHQGFLTKEALEQIAKITFENISNFEKNIKTKNEVIFEK; translated from the coding sequence ATGAAAATAGCCGTTTTTAGTACAAAATCTTATGATAAGGAGTCATTAGAAAAATACAATACAAAAAGGGAACATTCTATTACTTATTTTGAAGAATCCTTAAATTATAAAACAACCAATTTAGCTTTAGGTTTTAATGCTGTCTGTGTTTTTGTAAATGACAAACTAGAAGCAGAAACAATAGAAAAAATAGCTAAAAATGGTATAAAGTTAATAGCCTTACGTTGTGCCGGCTTTAATAATATAGATTTAGAAGCTGCTGCAAAAAATAACATTACCGTTGTAAGGGTTCCCGCCTACTCTCCTCATGCCGTTGCAGAACAAGCTGTGGCTTTAATAATGACATTAAACAGAAAAACACATAAAGCATATAATAGAGTTAGAGAAGGTAATTTTTCTTTAGAAAAATTAATAGGTTTTAATCTATATACAAAAACTGTTGGTGTAATTGGAACAGGTAGAATTGGTGAAGCTTTTTCTAAGATAATGTTAGGCTTTGGTTGTAAAGTTGTTGCATATGATGTTTATGAAAATAAAGAATTAATAAAACAAGGTGTAACATATTTACCCTTTGATGAACTTATAAAAGTATCAGATATTATTTCTTTACATTGCCCACTTACACCAGAAACACATCATTTAATGAATAATAAAACATTTTCAAAAATGAAAAAAGGTGTCATGCTAATTAATACCAGTAGAGGTGGTTTGGTTAACAGTAAAGATGCTATAAAAGCCTTAAAGTCTCAAAAAATAGGTTATTTAGGAATTGATGTATATGAACAAGAAGAAAAGCTGTTTTTTAAAGATTTATCTGAAAACATTATTCTCGATGAATTAATATTAAGATTGATAAGCTTCCCAAATGTATTAATTACCGCTCACCAAGGGTTTTTAACAAAAGAGGCATTAGAACAAATAGCCAAAATAACTTTTGAAAATATTTCTAATTTTGAAAAAAATATTAAAACAAAAAATGAAGTTATATTTGAAAAATAA
- a CDS encoding CoA-binding protein produces MKNVTLVLGASTNPNKYSNIAIKRLVDKEIPVAALGIRKGTVLGVVIDTEKKEYENIDTITIYLNPKNQEEYYNYIIGLKPRRVIFNPGAENEELVKLLEENSIEVEVACTLVMLSINQY; encoded by the coding sequence ATGAAAAATGTAACATTAGTTCTTGGCGCATCAACAAATCCTAATAAATATTCTAATATTGCTATAAAGAGACTCGTAGATAAAGAAATACCAGTTGCAGCTTTAGGAATAAGAAAAGGAACTGTTTTAGGAGTTGTAATTGATACCGAAAAGAAAGAGTATGAGAATATTGATACTATTACAATATACCTAAATCCAAAAAATCAAGAAGAATATTATAACTATATCATTGGTTTAAAACCGAGAAGGGTCATTTTTAATCCTGGAGCAGAAAATGAAGAGTTGGTTAAACTTTTAGAAGAGAATTCTATAGAAGTAGAAGTTGCTTGTACATTAGTAATGCTAAGTATAAATCAATATTAA